Within bacterium, the genomic segment CAACCATACCTTCACCTTCACCGGTGAAGACCTGGTGCTTCCGGCCTTCAAACCGAATGTGACCCCGGCTGGCAAGAAACTCTCCCAGGAAGTCACCGTGACGTTCTCGGTTGACACCAAGGGCGCCAAGGATTACTTCAACAAGAAGGCTTTCCCGACCGTCGAAAAGGTCGTCCTCAACGGCGATTTCGCTCCGTTGGGTACCGGCGGCTGGGCGGGCTGGGGTGTCGCTGATATCGGCAGCACCCTGATCTCGATGTTCGATGATGGCACCAATGGCGATGCCACTGCAGGCGACCAGATCTGGACTGTTCAGGTCAAGTTCCCGGCCGGCTCCACCGCCTCCCATTATTACAAGTACGGCATCTACTCCACCGGTTACACCGACACCCTCAATGCCGGCACCACGCCGATGGACAACGAAGCCGGTATTGCCATGAACCATGTAGTCACCATCAGCGATGCCAACCCGGTCTTCGTCGTCCCGACCGACAAGTTTGGCTCGCAGTGGGTCAAGGTTGATAGAATTCCGACCAGCGGCCTGCCGGCGGAGTTCACGTTGAATGCCAACTATCCGAACCCCTTCAACCCGACCACTTTCATCACCTATGATCTGCCCATGAAGAGCCATGTCCGTCTGACGATCTTCAACGCGATGGGCCAGATTGTGGCGAATCTGGTTGACGGCGAACAGAATGCTGGCAGCTACAGGGTTTCCTGGAACGGCACCAATCTGGATGGCAGCGTGGCCCCGAGCGGCATCTATTTCTACCGCCTCGAAGGCAATGGTTTTGCCAAAACCATGAAAATGACGCTGATGAAGTAAAGTCTTGTCGAAAAAGCCTGTGCGCTTGCTAGCGCACAGGCTTTTCTTTGAATGTATCATGAACTTTCATTCATCTGAAGTCAAGATACTCCCGGCCGGAAGGCGGCACATACCGCCTTCCGGCCGGGAGCACCCTTACGGGCGTTCCCCGATCAAAACACGGACATACTGCTGGTTTCCCTGGACCGGGAGGGCATTTTGATAGCTCCTCCACCCCTATCGGTCGCTGCATCATCGCCCAATCATGATTATTTTTGAGGTGAGGGATCTATGCGACGAGCGCTGCTTTTTATTCTGATGGTTCTCACAGCGGGGACACTATTTGCCGGAACAACGGGCAAGATCACCGGAATTGTCACCGATGCCGAGAGCGGGGAAACCTTGCCGGGGGTCAACGTCACCATCCCTGGCAGCGGATTTGGCGCCGTGACGAATCTGGAAGGCCGTTTTCTGATTCTAAACATCCCGCCCGGGACCTACGATCTCAAGTTCAGCCTGATGGGCTATGCCACCGTCACGCTGCGCGTGGTGCGCGTGGAAATTGATCTGACCACCCAGGCCGACATTGGGCTCAAGGCGGAAACCCTGCAAGGGGAGGAGGTAGTCGTTGTCGCCAGCCGTCCCCTGGTGGTGCGGGATATCTCGAATAGTCAAATGAGCATCGAGGCAGCCAAGATTGAAAGCATGCCGGTGGAGACCGTGCGTCAGGTTCTCAGTCTTCAGGCCGGCATTCAGTCCGGCCGTGAAGGCATCCTCGTCCGCGGCAGCAGCGCGGGTCAGACGGCCTTTATGATGGATGGCGTCTCGCTCAATGACGAACGCTCCAACATCCCCTATACCGCCGTCGGCTTCAGTGCCGTCAAGGAGATCAATGTGCAGACCGGTGGCTTCAACGCCGAATACGGCAATCTGCGCGCCGGTCTGGTCAATGTAATCACCAAGGAAGGAGAATCGGGACGATTCAACGGCGCCATGATCCTGCGCTACAGCCCGCCGGCCGCCAAGCATTTTGGCCCTTCGATCTATGATCCCTACTCTTACTTCAATAGAGTCTACATGGATCCGGCGGTCTGCTACACGGGCACAAATAATGGCGCCTGGGATGAATTCACCCGCCGGCAGTACCCTAGCTTTGACGGCTGGAACGTTTATTCGGAAAAGACCCTCCAGGACAAAGATCCCAGTAACGATCTGACGCCGGAAGGCGCGCGACGTCTCTACGAATGGCAGCACCGCCGGCAGGGGGATATCAAGAAACCGGATTATATCGTCGATGGCACTTTGGGCGGTCCGGTACCCTTGATCGGCACCCGATTGGGCCATCTGCGTTTTCTGGCCACCCACGTCCGGGAACAGGATATGTTCATCTTTCCCCTCTCGCGCGACAACTACGGCGAGAATTACACCCGGCTCAAACTCACCAGTGACCTCAGCCCCAAAATGAAACTGATCCTCTCGGGTTTGTATGGGGAGGTGCATTCCGTTTCGCCCTATAACTGGACGACGCTGCCCAACGGTCGTGTGCTGCGCGACCAGAGCGAGATCGCCGATCAGCTCACCGCCACGGAGGGACGGGCCATCCTCTACATGCCGGGGTATTTCAGCCCGAGTTCGATCTATCGCCAGGTCTACAGCGCGCAGTTGACCCATATGGTCAGCACCCGGACTTTTTATGATCTTTCGCTGCAGTATAACCTGAGCCGCAACAATACCTACAAGACCTCGGATCGCGATACCGCGCGTATCTACCAGCCGGTTCCGGGCTATTACGTCGATGAACTGCCCTACGGCTATATGGGCTACAGCGCGCCGAGCATCAACGGCGATCGCATGGGCGCTTGGATGAATCTCGGCCGGGATAAGAGCGTCAACGCGACCACCAATTTCAAACTGGATTTGACCAGCCAGTTCAACCAACGCAACCAGGTCAAGACCGGTGTGCAAGTCGTCTATAATGACTATAATATCCGGTCGTTTACCGAGAGTCCCGCACTTCCCGATGGCTGGAGCCGTACCATGTTCTACCACGTTTTTCCCTACCGCGTCGGGGTATACCTGCAGGACAAGCTCGAGTTCCAGGGATTCATCGCCAATCTCGGTGTGCGCATGGATTACAGCGACCCCAATGGCACCTATCTGGTCCTGGACGACTTTGACGTGAACCTCGGCAAGGGGTTGGGTAAAAAACTGCTGCAGACCGTCCGCAAGGCAGACGCCAAATCGTCGATGCTGTGGAGCCCGCGCCTCGGGGTTTCGCATCCGATCACTGCGAACTCCAAGCTATATTTCAACTATGGGCACTTCACCCAGGAACCCTCATCCGCCAACCGCTTCATGCTGCAGCGCGAGCAGAACGGCTCGGTGACTTTTCTGGGCAATCCCAATCTGCAACCGGAAAAAACAATCCAGTATGAACTGGGCTATTCGCAAAATCTTCTTGACCTCTTCTTGCTGAACATTGCCGCCTATTACAAGGATATCACCAACCAGCCCGGATGGATCAATTACATCAATGTCAACAGCACGGTGAATTACAGCAAGGCGGCCAACAACAATTACGCGGATATCCGCGGGTTGGAATTGACCCTCAACAAGACAGCGGGCCGCTGGATTTCCGGCTTCATCAACTATACGTATGATGTCCGCTCCAGCGGCTATTTCGGCCTGCTGAGCTATTATCAGGACCCGGCGCGGCAGCGGGACTATCTGGCCCTGAATACCTATCAATCCAAACCGCGGCCGCAGCCTTATGCCCGTTTCAACCTGGATCTGCACACGCCCAAGGACTGGGGCGGCAAGGTGCTCAGCGATATCAACCTCAACTGCCTCGGCGGCTGGAGCGCAGGCGCCTACGATACCTACAATCCCAACGATCTGGCGGGCATCCAGGATAACGTCCGCTGGAAAGACACCTACTACCTCGACATGCGCCTCTCCAAGCAGGTGAGCGTTTCTGGCCTGCAGGTGCAGCTTTATGTGGATGCCAGCAACATCTTTAATTTCAAGTTCCTGAACTATGCCGGCTTTTCCGACAGCTATGATTATGAATTCTATATGCAGTCGCTGTGCTTCTCCTGGGAGAAGGGCGACAACAAGGGGAGCGACCGCATTGGCGATTATCGTCCCGATGATGTCGCTTATGATCCACTCGAGGCCAATCCGGGCAATGACCCGGCGATTTCCGCCCGCAATGCCAAGCGCAAGGAGAAGAAATCCTACATCGACAATCCCAACATCGAGGCTCTGACGTTCCTTAATCCCCGTGATATCACCTTTGGTTTAAAGTTGAACTTTTAACCCGGCAAACGGCAGAGGAGCGATTAACTCATGAACAAGAATTCCACATTTCTGTCGATCATCGTCGGGGCGCTGATCTGGCTGACGCTGCTGCAAAACGCCTCGGGGCAACTGCTGGGCACCGAGCGTCGCTATGTCCGCGTCGGTCCGCTGCAGAGCTTTTTCCAGTCGTATGGACGCGAGCGCGCCTTCAATAACGCCTATTATGAAGGATTGATGTGGCCAGCCGACTATTCCTATCAGGACAATGCCGTCATCAACTGTATCTGGATGGGTTGCCGGGAGTTTAAGAACAAGAATGAGAAATATTACGAGAAATATGCCTTTCCCATGGCTACCGACGAAAATGTCGGTCTGGCGATATTCCCGCTTGAGATCAAACAGATCGCCAAATTCGCTCCTCCCTCGATCTACGTGGATGGCAGCGATATTACCGCGATCTATGCAGGGGACGTGGATGAGATTAACCCCGACCAGGCTGCCGATCGCGTCATCATCAATCGCATCAACACCTCTATGGGCCTTTCGATGACGCGCGAGATCTACTATTTTTCGCAGCAATACCACGATAACTATTTCATCAAGGTCTTCACGTTCACCAATACCGGCAACACCGATTTCGATGACGAGGTCGAGTTGACTGCACCCCTTAAGGGGGTTCGTATCAGCACCGGGGTGCGTTACAGCGTTTGTAGGGAGGGGGCGATGATGACCAGCGGCACCCAGCAATGGGGCCAGCAGAGCTGGGTGACCCGACGCGGGGAGACCTACGCCGCCCATGCCGGTGAGACTCTCACCGAAGCGAACGGCCCTGTGGACTGGCTGCGCTGTAATTTTGCCTGGGCCGGGCAGAAAAAGGAGATTGCCTGGGATTGCATCGGCGCTCCGGATGTCAATCGAGACGGCCGTTTGTGCGCTCCCCAGCATGCCGGCAATGTCATCCTTCATGTCGACAAAAGCGGAGCCGACAAGGCGGATGATCCGGCCCAGCCCCTGCTGAATGGATGGCATGGCGCTGATGCCCAGAGTTTTTTCTCGACAGGATTGATGACCGACAACGATCTGCCGCTGATGGCCAAGTTGTATGACATGACCGCCGGCGCAGCCCTGGGCGGCCTCGGCGGCAATGAACGCTTTGACGAAAAATATCTTGCTTCCGCTCCCGATGCCTTCACAGTGCATGGAGATGCCGGCGGAACCCATATGTGGGTGTGCTATGGGCCCTGGGATCTGGCGCATGGCGAAAGCATCACTATCGTTGAGGCGGAGGGGGTGGCGGGATTATCGCGCGAGCAGTGCGAACAGATCGGCCGACGTTGGAAAAAGGCCTACAACAATCCCAGTGATATGGGGCCCTTCACGCTGCCCGATGGCTCGACGACCACCAGCAAGGATGAGTACAAGGATAAATGGGTTTACACCGGCAAGGATTCTATTCTGCTCACCTTCAGCCGGGCCAAACGGAATTTTGATTCCGGCTTCAAGATTCCGCAACCGCCGCTTCCTCCCTCCTATGTTGAGGTCAAATCGGGTGGTGACATGATCAGCGTCTCCTGGGGGCCGAGCGTTTCCGAAAGCGCTGGCGGCTTTGGCGGATACAAGGTCTACCGCGCTATCGGACGTCCGGATACCATCTACTCCGAAATCTACAGCGGTGGACCCGGGACCTATGTCTACAATGACAAGCGAGCAGTGCGCGGGCAGGCTTACTATTACTATGTGGTTGCCGTCAATGACGGATCGAATAATGCCGACGGCCGCTATAACCCAACCGGTCCCCTGCACAGCAGCAAGTTTTATGGGCTGGCGAGCCAGCCAGCCTATCTCTCTCGGCAAGCGGGCGCGAATCTACAGGATATCCGCGTCGTCCCCAATCCCTACGATATCCGCTCGCGCAAGCTGCAGTATGTGGGCGAGGATGACAAGATTATGTTTCTCAATATCCCCGGTCACTGTACCATCCGGATCTATACTGAGCGAGGCGATCTTATCGATACCATTCACCATGAAAACGGCAGCGGCGACGAGCGCTGGAACTCGATCACCTCATCACGGCAGGTGGTGGTCTCCGGCGTCTACATCGTTCATTTCGAGGTCACTCAGGATTATCGGGACAGCGTAACCAACCAGCTCCTTTACAAAAAGGGAGAGGGCACATTCCGCAAATTCGTGATCATTCGCTGAGCAAGGTATCGTTCCGACCGTACGCACGTTTAAGGGCATTATGGACTACAGGAGAGAAGCATTATGTCAAGACTTTTAAAAGGGAGCCTGATTCTTGTATTCAGCCTTGCCTGCGGGCTATTAGCCGGGACCACCGGCAAATTGACCGGCACGGTGACGGATGCCGAGAGCGGGGGGCCGCTTCCTGGCGTCAATGTCGTCATTGAAGGGACCAGCTATGGCGCCGTGACCAACATCGAGGGGCATTACACCATCATCAATCTTCCGCCCGGGACCTATGATCTCCGTTTCTCGATGCTGGGGTATGCCACGTATCAGGTTCGCCAGGTGCGTGTCGAGATCGACCGTACGACGGAGGTCAATCGTACTCTGAAGAGCCAGGCCATCGAAGGCGAGAACGTAATCGTCGTGGCTCAGAGGCCGGTGGTCAAACGCGATGTCTCCAGCAGCCAGACCAATCTCGAGGCCGCCGCAATCGAGAATATGCCGGTGCAGACCGTGCGTGAAGCGTTGGTCCTTCAGGCGGGCATCCAGAAAGGCAGCGAAGGCCTGCTGATCCGTGGCGGGGCCGCTAATCAAACCGGCATGCTGCTGGACGGGCTGTCGCTGAATGATGAGCGCTCCAATATTCCCTACGCCGCACTCTCCATGAGCGCGGTCAAGGAGATCCAGATCCAGACCGGCGGATTCAGCGCCGAATACGGCAATATCCGCTCCGGGCTGGTCAATGTCATCACCAAGGAGGGCGATGCCGCCCGCTACAATTTCACCGCCAATTTGAATTACAGTCCGCCTGCAAGCAAGCATTTCGGGCGCTCTCTGTATGATCCGATGTCTTATTTCAACCGGGTTTATATGGATCCGGCGGTTTGTTACACCGGCACGAACAACGGCGCCTGGGATGAGTATACCCGTAGCCAGTACCCCAATTTCGACGGCTGGAAGTCGGTCGCCGACAAAACCCTTCAGGATGCCAACCCCGCCAATGATCTCACCGCCGAGGGCGCCAAGCGGCTCTATGAATGGCAGCACCGCCGCCAGGGCGATATCACCAAGCCCGACTATGTGGCGGATCTCGGCTTCGGCGGACCAGTTCCCCTGCTAAGCCAGTTCGGGCGAACCCGTTTCTTCCTCAGCCACTTCCGCGAACAGGAAATGTTCATCTTCCCGCTCTCCCGCGACGGCTATAACGAGAATTATACCCAGCTCAAACTAACCTCAGATCTCTCGAAGAACATGAAGCTGATGTATACCGGGCTCTACGGCGAAGTCTACTCGGTCTCCCCATACAACTGGACCACGGCGCCGACCGGGTATGTGCTACGCGATCAGGGCGAGATCGCCGATCTGCTCAACAGCACCGACGGCCTCGCCATCCTTTATGTGCCGGCCTATTACAGCCCCACCGCGATCTATCGTCAGATGCACGGCTTGAAATTGACCCATATGCTCTCGCCGAAGACCTTTTATGAATTTACAGCGGAATATCAATACAACCGCACCAATACCTATCAGATGAGCCTGCGGGATACCGCCAAAACGCATCAGATCATGCCCGGCTATTTTGTTGACGAGATGCCCTATGGGTACTGGGGATATGGCACCAACAGCATCAACGGCGACCGTATGGGCGGATGGATGAATCTGGGTCGCGACAGGAGCGTCAACACCACAACCAACATCAAGCTCGACTTGACCAGTCAAATCGCCGCGCGCCATCAGATCAAGACCGGCGCCCAGGTGGTTTATAACGACTATGACATCAACTCCGGGACCGTCAGTCCCTCCATGGACACCTGGAACCGCTCCATGACCTACCATGTCTTCCCATTCCGTATCGGTGCCTATGTTCAGGACAAAATCGAGTACCAGGGCTTTGTCGCCAATTTGGGGTTGCGCATGGATCAGGTCAATCCCAATGGGGATTATATGGTCCTCGATGCCTATGACGTTAACCTGGGCGCGGGGTACGGCAAGGAGATCACCAGCCACGTAGCGAAGGCTAAAAGCAAGTCACAGACCTACTGGAGTCCGCGCCTGGGCATCTCACACCCGATCACCGACAACAGCAAACTCTATTTCAACTATGGCCATTTCCGGCAGGAGCCTTACTCCTCCTACCGGTTCCGGTTGCAGCAGGAGCGCAGCGGCTTGGTCACCTATCTTGGTGACCCCAACATGGTCATGGAAAAGACCGTCTCGTATGAGCTGGGCTACTCGCAGAGCCTCTTCAGCAGTATGCTGCTGAACCTGGCGGCCCATTACAAAGATGTGAGCAACCAGGCGGGTTGGGTTTATTACCACAATTTCAAGGGTACGGTGGATTACTACAAGGCGGAGAACAACCGCTATGAGGACATCCGCGGCTTTGAAGTAACGCTGACCAAGCAGAGTGGTGATTGGCTCACGGGTTTTGTCAATTATACCTATGAAGTCTCGACGC encodes:
- a CDS encoding TonB-dependent receptor translates to MSRLLKGSLILVFSLACGLLAGTTGKLTGTVTDAESGGPLPGVNVVIEGTSYGAVTNIEGHYTIINLPPGTYDLRFSMLGYATYQVRQVRVEIDRTTEVNRTLKSQAIEGENVIVVAQRPVVKRDVSSSQTNLEAAAIENMPVQTVREALVLQAGIQKGSEGLLIRGGAANQTGMLLDGLSLNDERSNIPYAALSMSAVKEIQIQTGGFSAEYGNIRSGLVNVITKEGDAARYNFTANLNYSPPASKHFGRSLYDPMSYFNRVYMDPAVCYTGTNNGAWDEYTRSQYPNFDGWKSVADKTLQDANPANDLTAEGAKRLYEWQHRRQGDITKPDYVADLGFGGPVPLLSQFGRTRFFLSHFREQEMFIFPLSRDGYNENYTQLKLTSDLSKNMKLMYTGLYGEVYSVSPYNWTTAPTGYVLRDQGEIADLLNSTDGLAILYVPAYYSPTAIYRQMHGLKLTHMLSPKTFYEFTAEYQYNRTNTYQMSLRDTAKTHQIMPGYFVDEMPYGYWGYGTNSINGDRMGGWMNLGRDRSVNTTTNIKLDLTSQIAARHQIKTGAQVVYNDYDINSGTVSPSMDTWNRSMTYHVFPFRIGAYVQDKIEYQGFVANLGLRMDQVNPNGDYMVLDAYDVNLGAGYGKEITSHVAKAKSKSQTYWSPRLGISHPITDNSKLYFNYGHFRQEPYSSYRFRLQQERSGLVTYLGDPNMVMEKTVSYELGYSQSLFSSMLLNLAAHYKDVSNQAGWVYYHNFKGTVDYYKAENNRYEDIRGFEVTLTKQSGDWLTGFVNYTYEVSTRGYFGLVSNYENPNEQRAYLRENLYQERPHPRPYARANLDMHTPKGFGPEISGLHPLESFNISLLGDWRAGSYVTYNPNNIPGVIDNVRWKDQFNLDLRLAKSIRIARLESQVYLDFTNVLNLKYLNYASFADNYDYVDYLESLNFSWEKGDEKGSDKIGDLRPEGTKYEALELNPYNDPAISARNKVRKENKSYIDNPNVDSLWWLNPRDITFGIRINF
- a CDS encoding TonB-dependent receptor; its protein translation is MRRALLFILMVLTAGTLFAGTTGKITGIVTDAESGETLPGVNVTIPGSGFGAVTNLEGRFLILNIPPGTYDLKFSLMGYATVTLRVVRVEIDLTTQADIGLKAETLQGEEVVVVASRPLVVRDISNSQMSIEAAKIESMPVETVRQVLSLQAGIQSGREGILVRGSSAGQTAFMMDGVSLNDERSNIPYTAVGFSAVKEINVQTGGFNAEYGNLRAGLVNVITKEGESGRFNGAMILRYSPPAAKHFGPSIYDPYSYFNRVYMDPAVCYTGTNNGAWDEFTRRQYPSFDGWNVYSEKTLQDKDPSNDLTPEGARRLYEWQHRRQGDIKKPDYIVDGTLGGPVPLIGTRLGHLRFLATHVREQDMFIFPLSRDNYGENYTRLKLTSDLSPKMKLILSGLYGEVHSVSPYNWTTLPNGRVLRDQSEIADQLTATEGRAILYMPGYFSPSSIYRQVYSAQLTHMVSTRTFYDLSLQYNLSRNNTYKTSDRDTARIYQPVPGYYVDELPYGYMGYSAPSINGDRMGAWMNLGRDKSVNATTNFKLDLTSQFNQRNQVKTGVQVVYNDYNIRSFTESPALPDGWSRTMFYHVFPYRVGVYLQDKLEFQGFIANLGVRMDYSDPNGTYLVLDDFDVNLGKGLGKKLLQTVRKADAKSSMLWSPRLGVSHPITANSKLYFNYGHFTQEPSSANRFMLQREQNGSVTFLGNPNLQPEKTIQYELGYSQNLLDLFLLNIAAYYKDITNQPGWINYINVNSTVNYSKAANNNYADIRGLELTLNKTAGRWISGFINYTYDVRSSGYFGLLSYYQDPARQRDYLALNTYQSKPRPQPYARFNLDLHTPKDWGGKVLSDINLNCLGGWSAGAYDTYNPNDLAGIQDNVRWKDTYYLDMRLSKQVSVSGLQVQLYVDASNIFNFKFLNYAGFSDSYDYEFYMQSLCFSWEKGDNKGSDRIGDYRPDDVAYDPLEANPGNDPAISARNAKRKEKKSYIDNPNIEALTFLNPRDITFGLKLNF
- a CDS encoding fibronectin type III domain-containing protein, with product MNKNSTFLSIIVGALIWLTLLQNASGQLLGTERRYVRVGPLQSFFQSYGRERAFNNAYYEGLMWPADYSYQDNAVINCIWMGCREFKNKNEKYYEKYAFPMATDENVGLAIFPLEIKQIAKFAPPSIYVDGSDITAIYAGDVDEINPDQAADRVIINRINTSMGLSMTREIYYFSQQYHDNYFIKVFTFTNTGNTDFDDEVELTAPLKGVRISTGVRYSVCREGAMMTSGTQQWGQQSWVTRRGETYAAHAGETLTEANGPVDWLRCNFAWAGQKKEIAWDCIGAPDVNRDGRLCAPQHAGNVILHVDKSGADKADDPAQPLLNGWHGADAQSFFSTGLMTDNDLPLMAKLYDMTAGAALGGLGGNERFDEKYLASAPDAFTVHGDAGGTHMWVCYGPWDLAHGESITIVEAEGVAGLSREQCEQIGRRWKKAYNNPSDMGPFTLPDGSTTTSKDEYKDKWVYTGKDSILLTFSRAKRNFDSGFKIPQPPLPPSYVEVKSGGDMISVSWGPSVSESAGGFGGYKVYRAIGRPDTIYSEIYSGGPGTYVYNDKRAVRGQAYYYYVVAVNDGSNNADGRYNPTGPLHSSKFYGLASQPAYLSRQAGANLQDIRVVPNPYDIRSRKLQYVGEDDKIMFLNIPGHCTIRIYTERGDLIDTIHHENGSGDERWNSITSSRQVVVSGVYIVHFEVTQDYRDSVTNQLLYKKGEGTFRKFVIIR